A genomic segment from Bacillota bacterium encodes:
- a CDS encoding TIM barrel protein, protein MEARFGTAGNGEAFYMAGYKSSLEAPAWLRGLGLSAYEYQCVRGVNISERTARALGERAAENGIALSIHAPYYINLAGEDPVLLAKSKNHLLKSMRAAHWMGATRVVFHPGSVKGSREGALRRTQAALEATLDEAAREGLEGVCVLPETLGRYSYLGLLGEVLELCRVAPNVIPCVDFGHVHAVTGGLMTDREAYAAVLDRVEAAVGKDVLRTLHIHFSPVEFTKKGERRHRTLADAGFGPDFRPLAELMVERELTPTIICESNGTQSEDACAYRDIYREALRRQRM, encoded by the coding sequence GTGGAAGCCAGATTTGGTACGGCCGGCAACGGGGAGGCCTTCTACATGGCGGGCTACAAGTCGTCGCTGGAGGCGCCGGCCTGGCTCCGCGGCCTCGGCCTTTCAGCCTATGAGTACCAGTGTGTGCGCGGGGTCAATATCAGCGAGCGCACCGCCCGCGCGCTCGGCGAAAGGGCGGCTGAAAACGGCATCGCGCTCAGCATTCACGCGCCCTACTACATCAACCTGGCCGGCGAGGATCCGGTCCTGTTGGCCAAGAGCAAGAACCACCTGCTGAAATCGATGCGGGCGGCGCACTGGATGGGTGCCACCCGGGTGGTGTTTCACCCGGGGAGTGTGAAAGGCAGCCGAGAGGGCGCGCTGCGGCGGACTCAAGCCGCCCTCGAGGCGACACTGGACGAGGCGGCCCGCGAGGGGCTGGAAGGCGTTTGCGTCCTGCCGGAGACACTGGGGCGGTACAGCTACCTGGGCCTGCTGGGCGAGGTTCTGGAATTGTGCCGGGTGGCCCCGAACGTAATCCCCTGTGTCGACTTCGGGCACGTGCACGCCGTCACGGGCGGGCTGATGACGGACCGGGAGGCCTACGCGGCGGTGCTGGACCGGGTGGAGGCCGCGGTGGGCAAAGACGTGCTGCGCACGCTGCACATCCACTTCAGCCCGGTGGAGTTTACGAAAAAGGGGGAGCGGCGGCACCGCACCCTGGCGGACGCGGGTTTTGGTCCCGATTTCCGGCCCCTGGCCGAATTGATGGTGGAAAGGGAACTTACCCCAACCATCATCTGTGAGTCCAACGGTACCCAGTCCGAAGACGCCTGCGCCTACCGGGACATCTACCGGGAAGCACTAAGAAGGCAGAGAATGTAG